The Nostoc sp. 'Lobaria pulmonaria (5183) cyanobiont' genome window below encodes:
- a CDS encoding Calvin cycle protein CP12: MTNIQETAKGDIQEKIQEEVEQARTVCDTNGSNSPECAAAWDAVEELQAEASHKRQSKPKNSLEQYCDDNPDAIECRVYDD; encoded by the coding sequence ATGACCAACATCCAAGAAACAGCAAAAGGCGACATCCAAGAGAAAATCCAAGAAGAAGTGGAACAAGCGCGTACTGTCTGTGATACTAACGGTAGCAACTCACCAGAGTGTGCTGCTGCTTGGGATGCAGTAGAAGAATTGCAAGCCGAAGCTTCGCATAAGCGCCAAAGCAAGCCAAAAAACTCTCTAGAACAGTATTGTGATGACAACCCAGATGCCATTGAGTGCCGGGTTTACGATGACTAG
- a CDS encoding DUF3177 family protein translates to MDYNIWFRPFVWIDYRLAVLFLVIIPLILLIWAFVQKAEGIQRLLAIYWRVSSLVAITIYLMIAQYPVSFISGLIAQILIPISLWFWVDINDEIEYQTSGTLKFIFTSWRWATTVYCFLGTLAFIPFLRCAFSGNMLKTPYCSVWFEAPLLFKEYFHANSKAEFLGFLGITSLVIYVLYLSYFVLIKLGKQGRSATPQ, encoded by the coding sequence ATGGACTATAATATTTGGTTTCGACCTTTCGTCTGGATTGATTACCGACTGGCAGTATTATTCCTGGTAATTATTCCGCTAATTCTTCTAATTTGGGCATTTGTACAAAAAGCGGAAGGCATACAACGCTTATTGGCTATATACTGGCGAGTATCAAGCTTGGTAGCAATCACGATTTACTTAATGATTGCCCAGTATCCAGTTAGCTTTATCTCTGGGTTGATAGCTCAGATTTTGATCCCGATTTCGCTGTGGTTCTGGGTGGATATCAACGATGAAATTGAGTATCAAACCAGTGGAACTTTGAAATTTATTTTTACCTCTTGGCGCTGGGCGACAACTGTTTATTGTTTTTTGGGCACACTAGCCTTTATCCCTTTTTTGCGTTGTGCTTTTTCTGGCAATATGCTAAAGACTCCCTATTGTAGTGTCTGGTTCGAGGCTCCGTTACTATTCAAAGAATATTTTCATGCTAACAGCAAGGCTGAGTTCTTAGGTTTTCTTGGCATAACTAGTTTAGTAATTTATGTGCTTTACTTGAGCTATTTTGTTTTGATTAAGCTGGGCAAACAGGGACGTTCAGCCACACCACAGTAA